In the Cytobacillus pseudoceanisediminis genome, one interval contains:
- a CDS encoding ZIP family metal transporter, whose amino-acid sequence MKSKWLLSGIIPLVLLLMVLGWLFKNGAGVERDPAAPIEVLNIEQIKVVPSGFELDVSNTGPEALTISQVIVDDSVWNFSIKPGPTLKRFQEGKVTIPYPWVEGDPHTILLVSENGIITEAGIEAATLTPEFSWVNVLNYGFIGFYVGIVPITLGLLWYPFMKRLKKSWINAILALTVGLLLFLFFGTLFDGFEIGAEAPSVFQGNMVVIITTVLTFLLLIGFDQYQHRKQERAGYSPFAVAFMMAIGIGLHNFGEGLAIGSSFALGEAALGTFLVIGFTLHNITEGIGIAAPLLKIKPKFRTFLLLGTIAGAPAILGTWFGGFVFSPIWGAVFLGIGAGAILQVIYVITKMLIEDQRKNLEPAVSWKNFAGFTIGILIMYFTAFFVKF is encoded by the coding sequence ATGAAATCAAAATGGCTTTTATCAGGTATTATCCCGCTTGTTCTATTGCTTATGGTATTGGGATGGCTTTTTAAAAATGGAGCTGGGGTGGAACGAGATCCTGCTGCTCCCATTGAAGTATTGAATATTGAGCAAATCAAAGTGGTCCCTTCAGGATTTGAGCTTGATGTCAGTAATACCGGACCCGAAGCATTGACCATATCACAGGTAATCGTCGATGATTCTGTTTGGAACTTCTCCATCAAACCAGGACCAACTCTTAAACGATTCCAGGAGGGAAAAGTCACGATACCCTATCCTTGGGTTGAAGGCGACCCCCATACTATTCTATTAGTTTCAGAAAATGGAATCATTACAGAAGCAGGTATTGAGGCAGCTACTTTGACCCCTGAATTTTCATGGGTTAATGTATTGAATTATGGGTTTATCGGCTTCTATGTAGGAATTGTCCCCATTACTCTTGGTTTATTATGGTATCCATTTATGAAGCGTTTAAAAAAGAGCTGGATTAATGCCATTCTCGCGCTTACGGTTGGGCTATTATTATTCTTATTCTTTGGAACACTATTTGATGGTTTCGAAATCGGAGCAGAGGCACCTTCTGTGTTCCAGGGCAACATGGTCGTTATTATCACAACTGTTCTCACCTTCCTTCTTTTAATAGGATTTGATCAATACCAGCACCGAAAACAAGAACGAGCAGGATATTCTCCATTTGCGGTTGCATTTATGATGGCAATTGGAATTGGACTTCATAATTTTGGGGAAGGTTTGGCAATTGGCTCTTCCTTTGCACTGGGCGAAGCGGCTTTAGGAACATTCTTGGTGATTGGTTTCACTCTTCACAATATCACGGAAGGGATTGGTATAGCCGCTCCCCTTTTAAAGATTAAGCCTAAATTCCGCACCTTTTTGCTACTGGGAACTATTGCAGGCGCTCCTGCCATCCTGGGTACCTGGTTCGGCGGGTTTGTTTTTTCACCTATTTGGGGAGCTGTCTTTTTAGGAATAGGCGCAGGTGCGATTTTACAGGTGATTTACGTGATCACCAAAATGTTGATTGAAGATCAGAGGAAAAATCTTGAACCTGCTGTTTCATGGAAGAACTTCGCAGGATTCACAATCGGGATATTGATTATGTATTTCACAGCTTTCTTTGTAAAATTTTAA
- a CDS encoding flavin-containing monooxygenase — MLYDVLVIGAGQAGLSIGYYLKKNNVSFLLLDQGDEIGESWRKRYDSLKLFTPRYFSSLPGLSLSADPNGYSKKDEISDYLSQYAKAFSLPVKLQTVITKLDKEGDLFVVSTSQGVYRSKQVVVATGPFQQPNIPEFSKRLSDEVFQLHSSEYKNPNQLLSGTTVVVGGGNSGAQIAVELADHNEVYLSVGHKPNFLPQDFLGKSIFWWFDKLGLLKANIDSKIGQLIMNKPDTIFGFELKGLLMDGKVQQKPKAISANDNEIMFEDQSIVKVRNLIWSTGFRSDYSWIKIPVIFNEKGLPIHERGVTEIQGLYFLGLPWQYRRGSALLQGVGADAEYLAKQMRL; from the coding sequence TTGTTATACGATGTTTTGGTTATTGGCGCAGGACAAGCCGGGCTTTCGATAGGCTATTACCTTAAAAAGAATAATGTATCTTTTCTTCTCCTGGACCAGGGGGACGAAATAGGCGAGAGCTGGAGAAAAAGATATGATTCTCTAAAGCTGTTTACACCGCGTTATTTCAGTTCTCTTCCAGGATTATCTTTAAGCGCGGATCCGAATGGATATTCAAAAAAAGATGAGATCAGTGACTATTTGTCGCAGTATGCAAAGGCGTTTTCGCTCCCAGTAAAGCTCCAAACAGTGATTACAAAACTGGATAAAGAAGGGGATCTTTTTGTTGTGTCCACCAGCCAGGGTGTATACCGAAGCAAACAGGTGGTAGTTGCCACAGGACCTTTCCAGCAGCCAAATATACCCGAATTCTCTAAACGCCTTTCGGATGAAGTTTTTCAGCTGCATTCTTCAGAATATAAAAATCCTAATCAGCTCCTGAGCGGTACCACAGTAGTTGTTGGCGGAGGGAATTCTGGAGCACAAATTGCGGTAGAATTGGCGGATCATAACGAAGTATATCTGTCGGTTGGGCACAAACCTAATTTCCTGCCTCAGGACTTTTTGGGCAAAAGCATCTTTTGGTGGTTTGATAAATTAGGATTATTAAAGGCAAATATAGACAGCAAAATTGGTCAGTTGATAATGAATAAGCCTGATACAATTTTTGGTTTCGAACTTAAAGGACTGCTCATGGACGGAAAAGTACAGCAAAAGCCGAAAGCTATATCTGCTAATGATAATGAGATCATGTTTGAGGACCAAAGCATTGTGAAAGTGAGAAATCTAATTTGGTCCACTGGTTTTCGATCGGATTATAGCTGGATAAAGATTCCCGTAATCTTTAATGAGAAGGGGTTGCCGATTCATGAAAGAGGAGTTACAGAAATTCAAGGCTTATACTTCTTAGGACTCCCATGGCAATATAGAAGGGGTTCAGCACTGCTTCAAGGGGTCGGGGCAGATGCTGAATATTTAGCAAAACAGATGCGACTATAG
- a CDS encoding TetR/AcrR family transcriptional regulator: protein MSLKWDSELDELRIRRRTEILDEARELFLEKGLPRVTMRDISKEVGVSTVTLYKYYKSVDEIAAEVKQQIFIEMKEFFKEISTDSTAYEQIINWLKQWDSYLKEKDDHIRFQAEFDLYYQSHKLEIEQAYYLELIKINGESIPLVFEQGQNEGSIRTDFTANDLTAWTFNNLLGMVHRLAARGPLLENDSPLSTEKMMEMTIDSVASFIKRS, encoded by the coding sequence TTGAGTTTAAAATGGGATAGCGAGTTAGACGAACTAAGGATACGACGCCGCACAGAGATATTAGATGAAGCAAGGGAATTATTTTTGGAAAAAGGTTTGCCAAGAGTGACGATGAGAGATATCTCAAAAGAGGTAGGGGTATCTACGGTTACCTTATATAAATATTATAAGTCTGTTGATGAAATTGCTGCTGAAGTTAAACAACAAATTTTTATTGAAATGAAGGAATTTTTCAAAGAGATATCAACTGATAGTACTGCATATGAACAAATCATAAATTGGCTTAAACAATGGGACTCTTATCTAAAAGAAAAAGACGATCATATCCGATTTCAAGCAGAATTTGATCTTTATTATCAATCACATAAATTAGAAATTGAGCAAGCTTATTATCTTGAATTAATTAAAATAAATGGGGAATCAATTCCTTTGGTGTTTGAACAAGGACAAAATGAAGGAAGCATAAGAACTGATTTTACAGCCAATGACCTAACGGCATGGACATTTAATAATCTACTGGGAATGGTTCACCGACTTGCGGCAAGAGGGCCTTTATTAGAAAATGATTCACCGCTATCAACAGAGAAAATGATGGAAATGACAATTGATTCAGTTGCAAGCTTTATAAAAAGGAGTTAA
- a CDS encoding restriction endonuclease, producing MKRTLAMGLYLRFRKEFEEDKNSIKENSIFIKQDPLLFESFVADVFEKARGGSTWVSPPTGDFGVDFEHITKEGKYLGQIKCYKGDLAFDCIAIIHSNMVKDGAIGGYVVTTGSFTKNAKEYAEELNIELIDGVKLVELWLAGLEYAEQEIKQALPEYV from the coding sequence ATGAAAAGAACTTTAGCTATGGGGTTGTATCTTAGGTTTAGGAAAGAATTTGAGGAAGATAAAAACTCTATAAAGGAAAATTCGATTTTTATAAAACAAGACCCTTTATTGTTTGAATCCTTTGTTGCTGATGTTTTTGAAAAAGCAAGGGGAGGTAGTACCTGGGTATCACCACCAACTGGTGACTTTGGAGTTGACTTTGAACATATTACTAAGGAAGGGAAATACTTAGGTCAGATAAAATGTTATAAAGGTGATCTAGCATTTGACTGTATTGCTATAATTCATTCTAATATGGTCAAGGATGGGGCTATAGGTGGATATGTTGTAACTACAGGGTCCTTTACTAAAAATGCTAAAGAATATGCAGAAGAATTAAACATTGAATTAATTGATGGTGTTAAGCTTGTTGAACTTTGGTTAGCTGGATTAGAATATGCTGAGCAGGAAATAAAGCAAGCATTACCTGAGTATGTATAA
- a CDS encoding multicopper oxidase domain-containing protein: MSENKISRRDVLKLGATGALGIAGSMYLNNVSPFTTEVQADSGKAKHNNHAANHTNMKDTAKTEGYKMAEQLLTEFDYGKVTTLPDGRTLREYEVVAVDKEIEIAKGIKFPGWTYNGTIPGPTFRCTEGDFLRFHFTNKGSHPHSIHFHGIHPPEMDGITPIASGQSFTYEFEAKPYGLQVYHCHVLPLARHIHKGLYGNFIIDPKTPREQALELNMVMNAYDLDLDGANEFYTVNGYAFAFMNHPIKVKRNELVRIYLSNLTEFDLLNSFHLHANYFTYIPTGRNENPSQFTDTIMQCQGERGILEIRFPYKGKYMFHAHVSEFAELGWMGFFEVE; this comes from the coding sequence ATGTCAGAAAATAAGATATCCCGCCGTGATGTATTGAAGCTGGGGGCTACTGGGGCACTTGGGATAGCAGGAAGCATGTACTTAAATAACGTTTCGCCATTCACAACTGAGGTTCAGGCTGACAGCGGGAAAGCAAAACATAATAATCATGCTGCTAACCACACTAACATGAAGGACACAGCAAAAACAGAAGGCTATAAAATGGCTGAACAGCTCCTGACCGAGTTTGATTATGGGAAAGTGACAACGCTGCCTGACGGACGGACTTTAAGGGAATACGAGGTTGTTGCCGTCGATAAGGAAATTGAAATTGCCAAAGGCATTAAGTTTCCTGGCTGGACTTATAACGGAACCATACCTGGACCAACCTTTCGCTGCACAGAAGGAGATTTCTTGAGATTTCACTTTACAAATAAGGGAAGCCACCCCCACTCCATTCATTTTCACGGGATCCACCCACCCGAAATGGATGGGATAACTCCTATCGCTTCAGGGCAATCCTTTACGTACGAATTCGAGGCAAAGCCCTATGGCTTGCAGGTTTATCACTGCCATGTGCTGCCTTTAGCCCGCCATATTCATAAAGGCTTATACGGAAATTTTATAATTGACCCGAAAACGCCAAGGGAGCAAGCTTTGGAATTAAATATGGTCATGAATGCCTATGATTTAGATTTGGATGGTGCAAACGAATTTTATACGGTGAATGGATATGCTTTTGCTTTTATGAATCATCCCATAAAAGTCAAGAGAAATGAGCTTGTCCGAATTTACTTAAGCAACCTTACTGAATTTGATTTGCTCAATTCTTTCCACTTGCACGCGAATTATTTTACTTATATTCCGACAGGGAGAAATGAAAACCCATCTCAGTTCACAGACACCATTATGCAATGTCAAGGCGAACGCGGGATCCTAGAGATTCGTTTCCCTTATAAGGGGAAGTATATGTTTCATGCCCATGTCAGCGAATTTGCTGAGCTGGGCTGGATGGGATTCTTTGAAGTTGAATAG
- a CDS encoding twin-arginine translocase TatA/TatE family subunit, translating into MANIGVSGALLIFVLALIIIGPKKLPELGRAVGTTLREFKQSTKGIMEDDTPKGKEKE; encoded by the coding sequence ATGGCGAATATAGGTGTAAGCGGGGCGCTATTAATCTTTGTTCTTGCATTAATTATTATTGGGCCGAAGAAGCTTCCTGAACTGGGGCGTGCAGTTGGAACCACACTTAGGGAATTTAAACAGTCCACCAAAGGTATAATGGAAGATGATACCCCTAAGGGCAAAGAAAAAGAATAA
- a CDS encoding SRPBCC domain-containing protein, with translation MGCKIEKLIPQQELNYQWKGPDQFDELMNHGELTLVQVSFKEIDENTTEVKVNHTGWKNGEEWDQAYK, from the coding sequence ATAGGTTGTAAAATAGAGAAACTCATTCCTCAACAAGAATTAAACTATCAATGGAAGGGTCCTGATCAATTCGATGAACTTATGAACCATGGTGAATTGACACTGGTACAAGTAAGCTTCAAAGAAATTGATGAAAATACAACAGAAGTAAAAGTAAATCACACTGGGTGGAAAAATGGAGAAGAGTGGGATCAAGCATATAAGTGA
- a CDS encoding heavy metal translocating P-type ATPase — protein MNEALTKSDEKTVYRVQGFTUAGCATKFEKNVKHLDGVSDAVVNFGASKLTVHGEATIEELEKAGAFEGLKIIPEKERFVEKKVPFIIKHATVIASFVFLILGWVFVKMNGEDSITPILAYGASMLIGGYRLFTTGLKNLLRLQFDMRTLMTIAVIGAAFIGEWGEGATVVILFAISEALETYSMDKARQSIRSLMDIAPKEALIRRGNKEMMIEVDDIQIDDIMIVKPGQKIAMDGIVVKGLSSVNQAAITGESVPVSKTPDDEVFAGTLNEEGLLEVKVTKHVDDTTIAKIIHLVEEAQAERAPSQAFVDKFAKYYTPLIILVALGVAVIPPLFFGADWDTWIYQGLAALVVGCPCALVISTPVAIVTAIGSAAKNGVLIKGGIHLEEMGAIKAIAFDKTGTLTKGIPMVTDYLPQSNTNSAELLSIVAALEKGSQHPLASAIMKKAEEEKAPYQDLSIEDFSSITGKGIKGNFQNKMYYVGSPNLFEELLSNGIPAALKTTIARLQNQGKTVMVAGTSEEVLSLIAVADVLRENSKNVIENLHSLGIQKTIMLTGDNEGTANAIGEQVGVSDIKAELLPQDKLTFIRDLRNQYDRVAMVGDGVNDAPALAASTLGIAMGGAGTDTALETADIALMADDLGKLPFTVKLSRKALSIIKQNITFSLGIKLVALLLVIPGWLTLWIAIFADMGATLIVTLNGLRLLRIKDK, from the coding sequence ATGAATGAAGCTTTAACGAAATCAGATGAAAAAACGGTCTATCGTGTGCAGGGATTCACCTGAGCAGGCTGTGCCACAAAGTTCGAAAAGAACGTAAAACACCTGGATGGTGTTTCTGATGCAGTTGTAAATTTTGGTGCTTCAAAGCTTACCGTACATGGAGAAGCAACCATTGAAGAACTGGAGAAGGCGGGAGCTTTTGAAGGTTTAAAAATCATCCCTGAAAAAGAGAGATTCGTTGAGAAAAAGGTTCCTTTTATAATAAAACACGCAACTGTGATTGCATCCTTTGTTTTTCTTATTCTTGGATGGGTTTTTGTAAAAATGAATGGGGAGGACAGCATCACACCGATTTTAGCATATGGTGCATCCATGTTAATTGGCGGGTATCGCCTCTTCACAACAGGCTTGAAAAATCTCCTTCGCCTTCAGTTTGATATGAGAACGCTTATGACTATCGCTGTCATCGGTGCTGCTTTTATTGGGGAATGGGGAGAAGGAGCTACTGTCGTAATTCTTTTTGCGATTAGTGAGGCTCTAGAGACTTATTCTATGGATAAAGCCCGTCAATCCATTCGCTCCTTAATGGATATTGCTCCCAAGGAAGCCTTAATCCGAAGAGGAAATAAGGAAATGATGATTGAAGTGGATGATATTCAGATAGACGACATTATGATCGTAAAGCCTGGGCAAAAAATTGCGATGGATGGAATCGTGGTAAAAGGCTTGTCTTCCGTTAATCAGGCGGCTATTACGGGGGAATCTGTCCCTGTTTCAAAAACACCAGATGATGAAGTGTTTGCAGGAACCTTGAATGAAGAAGGTCTCCTTGAAGTCAAGGTGACAAAGCATGTGGATGACACAACCATTGCGAAGATTATCCATTTAGTTGAAGAGGCTCAGGCTGAGCGTGCTCCGTCACAAGCTTTTGTGGACAAATTTGCGAAATACTATACGCCGCTTATTATTCTTGTAGCATTAGGGGTTGCCGTTATCCCCCCACTGTTTTTTGGAGCCGATTGGGATACCTGGATTTACCAAGGATTAGCTGCACTTGTGGTTGGATGCCCTTGCGCGCTTGTGATCTCAACTCCTGTTGCGATTGTAACAGCGATTGGGAGTGCTGCAAAAAATGGCGTGCTCATTAAAGGCGGCATTCACTTGGAAGAGATGGGAGCAATCAAAGCCATTGCCTTTGATAAAACAGGAACACTAACAAAAGGTATTCCAATGGTAACAGATTATCTTCCACAGTCTAATACAAATTCGGCAGAACTTTTGTCTATTGTTGCAGCGCTGGAAAAAGGATCACAGCATCCACTGGCTTCAGCTATCATGAAAAAAGCGGAAGAAGAAAAAGCGCCATACCAGGACCTCAGTATTGAAGATTTTTCTTCCATTACGGGTAAAGGAATTAAAGGAAACTTTCAAAATAAGATGTATTATGTTGGAAGCCCGAATTTGTTTGAAGAACTATTATCAAACGGCATTCCGGCTGCATTAAAAACAACAATTGCCCGCCTTCAAAATCAAGGAAAAACCGTCATGGTGGCAGGAACCTCAGAAGAAGTATTGAGTTTGATTGCCGTTGCGGATGTGTTAAGGGAAAACAGTAAAAATGTTATTGAAAATCTTCATTCTTTGGGAATTCAAAAGACTATTATGCTTACTGGTGATAACGAAGGAACCGCAAACGCGATCGGTGAACAAGTTGGCGTATCGGATATTAAAGCTGAATTATTGCCGCAAGATAAATTAACGTTTATTAGAGATCTTAGGAATCAATATGACCGAGTGGCAATGGTCGGTGACGGCGTGAATGATGCCCCTGCATTAGCTGCTTCTACGTTGGGGATTGCCATGGGAGGAGCTGGAACAGATACGGCTCTTGAAACAGCGGACATTGCCTTGATGGCAGATGACCTTGGAAAATTGCCGTTTACAGTTAAGTTAAGCAGGAAAGCACTTAGCATCATTAAGCAAAACATTACGTTTTCATTAGGGATAAAGCTTGTTGCATTACTACTGGTCATTCCAGGGTGGCTGACGCTTTGGATTGCGATTTTTGCAGATATGGGTGCGACTCTTATTGTCACATTAAACGGCTTGCGACTTCTCAGAATTAAAGACAAATAA
- a CDS encoding SOS response-associated peptidase → MCGRFSLAEDISALQQYFDFEISEEISPRFNIAPSQRILTVISDGQNRRGGTMKWGLVPFWAKDERIGYKMINARSEGIDEKPSFKHAFKRRRLLIPVDGFYEWKRKDDGTKQPYRFIMKDKRPFAFAGLWETWKKGEQPLHSCTVITTTPNSVTEEIHDRMPVILHQDDYDLWLNPKNDDTEHLKSLLVPYPAEEMDLYPVSTMVNSPKNNIADILAPLNSL, encoded by the coding sequence ATGTGCGGACGATTTTCACTTGCTGAAGATATTTCAGCTTTGCAGCAATACTTTGACTTTGAAATTTCTGAGGAAATCTCTCCTCGCTTTAACATTGCCCCAAGCCAAAGAATTTTAACGGTTATTTCCGACGGCCAAAATCGAAGAGGTGGAACGATGAAATGGGGATTAGTTCCGTTCTGGGCGAAAGATGAGCGGATTGGATATAAGATGATCAACGCTCGATCTGAAGGAATCGATGAGAAGCCTAGTTTTAAACATGCATTCAAGCGAAGACGGTTATTGATACCGGTCGATGGATTTTATGAGTGGAAAAGAAAAGATGATGGTACCAAGCAACCCTATCGATTTATCATGAAAGATAAAAGACCTTTTGCCTTTGCTGGGTTATGGGAAACTTGGAAGAAGGGAGAACAGCCTTTACATAGCTGTACTGTTATAACAACTACACCAAATTCTGTCACTGAGGAAATTCATGATCGAATGCCAGTTATTCTACACCAGGATGATTATGATTTATGGCTAAATCCGAAAAATGATGACACTGAGCATCTAAAATCACTTCTGGTCCCCTATCCTGCAGAAGAAATGGATTTGTATCCTGTTTCTACTATGGTGAATTCGCCCAAAAATAATATAGCCGATATTCTTGCCCCATTGAATAGCTTGTAA
- a CDS encoding AbrB/MazE/SpoVT family DNA-binding domain-containing protein, which yields MPLYVKKLTKNGQILLPAALYRMLGMKDGEFVFIYEEANQLVVSNHHENAHLNKCIFRNGKLSIPMELRKMLKIDTNTLLLLQAYPEKGFIKIMKLIEDQANSLHLEI from the coding sequence ATGCCTTTGTATGTAAAAAAGTTAACAAAAAACGGTCAAATTTTACTTCCTGCCGCTCTATATAGAATGTTGGGCATGAAGGATGGAGAGTTCGTCTTTATTTATGAGGAAGCTAACCAGTTGGTTGTAAGCAATCATCATGAAAATGCCCATTTAAATAAATGCATTTTCAGGAATGGAAAATTATCTATTCCAATGGAATTAAGAAAAATGTTAAAAATCGATACAAATACACTATTATTATTGCAGGCATACCCAGAAAAGGGATTTATAAAAATAATGAAGTTAATTGAAGACCAGGCCAACAGCCTACATCTCGAAATATAA
- a CDS encoding winged helix-turn-helix domain-containing protein: MTPKEFALVGHLLSNINNVFSREALLQTIWSQEWKTESRTIDSHIRNIREKLRQSGFPVDRHLKTIWGVGYKWETN, from the coding sequence ATGACTCCTAAGGAATTTGCACTTGTAGGGCATTTGTTAAGTAACATCAATAATGTTTTTTCTCGTGAAGCCCTTTTACAGACCATCTGGAGTCAGGAATGGAAAACAGAAAGTAGAACGATTGATTCTCACATTAGGAACATACGAGAGAAGTTAAGACAATCTGGTTTCCCAGTTGATCGCCATCTAAAGACCATTTGGGGAGTCGGCTATAAATGGGAAACAAATTAA
- a CDS encoding ArsR/SmtB family transcription factor, with translation MKQDDVCEVTCVDEEKVRRVKESVKQQNTLAVSQIFKALSDDTRVKITFSLYEEEGLCVCDVANIVGCTTATASHHLRLLRNMGLAKYRKEGKLVFYSLDDDHVRQLIQIAFAHQKEVENYE, from the coding sequence TTGAAACAAGATGATGTTTGTGAAGTTACCTGTGTGGATGAAGAGAAAGTAAGGCGTGTTAAGGAATCGGTAAAACAGCAGAATACCTTGGCTGTTTCTCAAATATTTAAAGCATTATCTGATGACACTAGAGTAAAGATTACTTTTTCCCTATATGAAGAAGAGGGGTTATGTGTCTGTGATGTTGCGAATATCGTCGGATGTACGACAGCAACCGCATCACACCATTTGCGTTTGTTACGCAATATGGGACTAGCGAAATATCGAAAGGAAGGAAAACTAGTTTTTTATTCGCTGGATGATGATCATGTCAGACAGCTTATCCAAATCGCATTTGCACATCAAAAGGAGGTGGAGAACTATGAATGA
- a CDS encoding response regulator transcription factor: MKKIMVIDNDQKTQNLLSSLLSPFYRCIQFRSASDAISFLSQKSVSLVILEVVMPDMHGSSTCEKIRRVSNVPIIILSKKSEKEDIVDGFKQGADDYLTKPFNKNELLVRIEALLRRSSLVISDSLFSRVKMG; this comes from the coding sequence ATGAAAAAAATTATGGTGATTGATAATGATCAAAAAACACAGAACTTATTGTCTTCCCTTCTTTCGCCATTCTATCGATGCATACAGTTCCGTTCAGCTAGTGATGCAATTTCATTTCTTTCACAGAAGAGTGTATCTCTCGTCATATTAGAGGTTGTTATGCCTGATATGCATGGTTCGTCTACTTGTGAAAAAATTCGAAGGGTTTCTAATGTTCCAATCATTATACTATCTAAAAAAAGTGAGAAAGAAGATATAGTAGATGGATTTAAACAGGGTGCCGATGATTATCTAACTAAGCCTTTTAACAAAAACGAACTTTTAGTCCGAATAGAGGCATTGTTAAGAAGGTCTTCCCTAGTAATCAGTGATTCACTTTTTTCAAGGGTTAAAATGGGATGA
- a CDS encoding D-alanyl-D-alanine carboxypeptidase family protein, with protein sequence MLLIYVSILVFLNSPSIIVQAEEEPAISSEAAILIDSKTGEVLFEKNSNKRMYPASLTKIATAIYAIEKGNLNDIVTVGKNARVTEGTRVYLEEGETVNLQKLIQGMLINSGNDAGVAIAEHLSGSNERFSKELNMYLADLGLKETNFKNPHGLYDPEHVTTAEDLAFLTRYAMENSIFREIFGTKELKWKGVSWDTTLYTHHKLMREFPYEGVIGGKTGYVDQSGHTLVTAAQRKDLSLIAVTLKAPSQEIAYNDTMKLLDFGFNNFKTSSLSKGIDFQINNIVYNATTKLYITQSTQSNVLSTLKDDGKIEILYPSAKLLSDIQLGYAIKKNKEVKKIVKQSTNQKDEKLAKGSYIFGTILITLLVSVIVLGNRTCNKIAKTTIEEQL encoded by the coding sequence ATGTTACTAATATATGTTTCTATTTTGGTTTTTTTGAATAGCCCTTCTATAATAGTTCAAGCAGAAGAAGAACCAGCGATCTCAAGCGAAGCAGCTATTTTAATTGACTCAAAAACAGGTGAGGTTTTATTTGAAAAAAACTCAAATAAAAGGATGTATCCTGCAAGTCTAACAAAAATAGCAACGGCAATATACGCGATAGAAAAAGGAAATTTAAACGATATCGTTACAGTTGGGAAAAATGCAAGAGTAACTGAAGGTACACGGGTTTATTTGGAAGAAGGTGAAACAGTCAATTTGCAAAAACTTATTCAAGGAATGCTAATTAATTCCGGTAATGATGCAGGCGTTGCCATAGCTGAGCACTTAAGTGGATCAAATGAACGATTTTCAAAAGAATTAAATATGTATTTAGCTGATTTGGGGCTAAAGGAAACTAACTTTAAAAATCCACATGGCCTTTACGATCCTGAACATGTTACTACGGCAGAAGATTTAGCGTTTTTAACCCGTTATGCAATGGAAAATAGTATATTTAGAGAAATTTTTGGAACCAAAGAGCTAAAGTGGAAAGGTGTATCCTGGGATACAACTTTATATACGCATCATAAACTGATGAGGGAATTCCCATATGAGGGTGTTATAGGTGGGAAAACAGGATACGTTGATCAGTCTGGACATACTTTGGTAACTGCTGCCCAAAGAAAGGATCTGAGCTTGATTGCAGTCACCCTTAAGGCACCATCACAAGAAATTGCTTATAATGACACAATGAAATTACTTGATTTCGGATTTAATAACTTTAAAACATCAAGTCTATCTAAAGGAATTGATTTTCAAATTAACAATATTGTTTATAATGCAACAACTAAACTCTATATTACTCAGTCCACTCAAAGTAATGTTCTAAGTACTTTAAAGGATGATGGGAAAATTGAAATTTTATACCCGAGTGCAAAGCTGCTTTCTGATATCCAATTAGGATATGCTATTAAAAAGAATAAAGAAGTAAAGAAAATAGTGAAGCAATCGACGAATCAAAAAGATGAGAAGTTGGCAAAAGGAAGTTATATATTTGGCACCATATTAATTACTTTATTAGTCTCCGTTATTGTATTAGGAAATAGAACCTGTAACAAAATAGCAAAAACAACCATTGAAGAACAGTTATGA